In Fimbriimonadales bacterium, the following are encoded in one genomic region:
- a CDS encoding acyl-CoA thioesterase has translation MKEEKTAKTVRETEVRMSELMTPEHANFLGNVFGGTILALLDKCAYVTASRFAGKVCVTASFDRVDFHSPIEVGELVHMIGSVAYVGRTSIQVWIQVYAENVQTGIIRHTNTCSATLVAIDERGKPTPVPRLKVETREDKVRYLEGKLRRELREIQRLELENLIQQIHSLSDEELDEKIRN, from the coding sequence ATGAAAGAAGAAAAGACTGCCAAAACGGTTCGTGAAACAGAAGTTCGTATGTCGGAGTTGATGACTCCAGAGCATGCGAATTTTTTAGGGAACGTCTTCGGAGGAACGATTCTCGCCCTTCTCGATAAATGCGCGTACGTGACGGCAAGCCGTTTTGCTGGAAAAGTATGCGTCACAGCCTCTTTCGATAGAGTGGACTTTCATTCGCCCATCGAGGTGGGCGAATTAGTGCACATGATAGGAAGCGTCGCTTACGTGGGAAGGACGAGCATCCAAGTATGGATTCAAGTTTATGCGGAGAATGTACAGACCGGAATCATAAGGCACACGAACACGTGCAGTGCGACATTGGTGGCTATTGACGAAAGGGGAAAACCCACACCTGTTCCTCGCTTGAAAGTGGAAACTCGCGAAGACAAGGTGCGATATTTAGAAGGAAAACTCCGAAGAGAATTGCGGGAAATACAGCGTTTAGAATTGGAGAATCTCATTCAACAAATTCACAGTCTCAGCGATGAAGAATTAGACGAAAAAATTCGCAATTGA
- the serS gene encoding serine--tRNA ligase: MLDRHLIRSQPERVREGAKRKGIEIPLDEFLAVDAEWRNVRTKLNELEAQQNKISKSIGALIAQGKREEAEAAKRQAAQLKEEIATLSAKEKELEERLSRLELEFPNLPHESVPPGESAEDNIEVFSWGEKKSFSFPPRIHWDLGEELGLIDFARGSKISGSGFIVYKGLGAKLQRALINFMLDLHTQNHKYTEVYTPFLVTRETMTGTGQLPKFEEDLYLIERDDLFLIPTAEVPVTNLHRDEILEPEMLPIYYVAYSACFRREAGAAGKETRGLLRVHEFDKVELVKFCKPETSYDELETLRKDAEAVLQALGLHYRVMLLCAGELSFANAKCYDLEVWSPGLQSYLEVSSASNFESFQARRANIRYRPSKGAKPEFVHTLNASGVALPRLTAALLETYQNEDNSITVPQALRPYLGVEKITCS, encoded by the coding sequence GTGCTCGACCGTCATCTTATACGTTCCCAGCCAGAACGCGTTCGCGAGGGGGCAAAGCGAAAAGGTATCGAAATCCCTCTCGATGAATTCCTTGCTGTGGACGCTGAATGGCGAAATGTTCGCACGAAACTCAATGAACTCGAGGCGCAACAAAACAAAATCTCAAAATCTATAGGCGCACTGATTGCGCAAGGAAAGCGAGAAGAGGCAGAGGCCGCAAAACGACAAGCGGCACAACTCAAAGAGGAAATTGCAACCCTTTCCGCAAAAGAAAAAGAACTCGAAGAACGCCTTTCGAGACTCGAACTCGAATTTCCGAATTTGCCTCATGAAAGCGTGCCCCCTGGCGAAAGCGCCGAAGACAATATAGAAGTATTCTCATGGGGCGAGAAAAAATCTTTTTCATTCCCCCCCCGCATACACTGGGATCTCGGCGAAGAACTCGGACTGATCGATTTCGCGCGTGGTTCGAAAATATCCGGAAGCGGGTTTATCGTTTATAAGGGTCTCGGCGCAAAGCTACAGCGCGCCTTAATAAACTTCATGCTCGATTTACACACGCAAAATCATAAATACACCGAAGTGTATACGCCTTTCCTCGTAACCCGAGAAACAATGACGGGAACAGGGCAACTCCCCAAATTCGAAGAGGACCTTTACCTAATCGAACGGGACGACCTATTCCTAATTCCTACTGCAGAAGTTCCCGTAACTAATCTTCATCGCGATGAAATTTTAGAGCCAGAGATGCTTCCCATTTATTACGTCGCTTACTCTGCATGCTTTCGCAGAGAAGCAGGAGCCGCAGGAAAAGAAACAAGAGGACTTTTGCGCGTGCACGAATTCGATAAGGTAGAACTCGTGAAATTCTGCAAGCCAGAGACGAGTTACGACGAATTGGAAACTCTGCGTAAAGATGCGGAAGCAGTTTTGCAAGCACTCGGCCTGCATTATCGCGTCATGTTGCTCTGCGCGGGCGAACTCAGTTTCGCTAATGCGAAATGTTATGACCTCGAAGTTTGGTCCCCGGGTTTACAAAGTTATTTGGAAGTAAGTAGTGCAAGCAACTTCGAATCTTTTCAAGCACGCCGCGCAAATATCCGTTATCGCCCTTCGAAAGGAGCGAAACCCGAATTCGTGCATACCTTGAATGCGAGCGGTGTAGCATTGCCGAGACTCACCGCAGCGCTATTAGAAACTTATCAAAACGAAGACAATTCTATAACCGTTCCGCAGGCATTGCGTCCGTACTTAGGCGTCGAAAAGATTACTTGCTCCTAA
- the tpiA gene encoding triose-phosphate isomerase: MARRRLVAGNWKMHLTVPEGLSLVESILPAVEKRTDIDVVVCPSFPLLCHVYMALKKSPLKLGAQDVFWEEKGAFTGQVSAAMLCDAGCTYCIVGHSERRGRFDSCSYPKEVLHYFSESDATVNLKLRRLLYSNLKPILCVGETFEEREKGMTEKVIKKQLSRGLKGIDAIELLDMAIAYEPVWAIGTGNVCDGNEAARVCSLIRSFLSKILSREASESIRVLYGGSVTGSNCQEFFSQKEIDGALVGGASLNAEEFSRIIRAA; the protein is encoded by the coding sequence ATGGCACGACGAAGATTGGTAGCAGGCAATTGGAAGATGCATTTGACCGTTCCCGAAGGATTGAGTTTGGTGGAGAGTATTTTGCCCGCAGTAGAAAAACGCACTGACATAGATGTCGTCGTTTGCCCGAGTTTTCCTTTGTTATGCCATGTATATATGGCATTGAAAAAATCACCGCTGAAACTCGGGGCGCAAGATGTCTTTTGGGAAGAAAAAGGGGCTTTTACGGGACAGGTTTCTGCAGCGATGTTATGCGATGCCGGATGCACGTATTGTATCGTCGGGCATAGCGAGCGGAGAGGCAGGTTCGATTCCTGCTCGTATCCTAAAGAAGTGTTGCATTATTTTTCGGAAAGCGACGCGACGGTTAACTTGAAACTAAGGAGATTGCTTTATTCGAATTTGAAGCCGATTCTTTGCGTTGGGGAAACTTTTGAAGAGCGAGAAAAAGGGATGACCGAAAAAGTGATAAAAAAACAATTATCGAGAGGATTGAAGGGGATCGATGCGATTGAACTTCTCGATATGGCTATTGCATACGAACCAGTTTGGGCTATTGGAACGGGGAACGTGTGTGATGGAAACGAAGCAGCCCGCGTTTGTTCTTTGATTCGTTCATTTTTGTCGAAGATACTTTCCCGAGAAGCTTCGGAGAGTATTCGAGTTTTATACGGGGGAAGCGTAACGGGGAGCAATTGCCAGGAATTCTTTTCTCAAAAAGAAATAGACGGCGCATTAGTTGGGGGGGCGAGTTTGAACGCAGAGGAGTTTTCGAGGATAATTCGAGCGGCATAA
- the eno gene encoding phosphopyruvate hydratase gives MPKIAEIFAREILDSRGNPTLEADVRLEDGSFGRAAVPSGASTGAYEAVELRDGDPKRYGGKGVLRAVSNVNTEIARALRGMEAIEQSAIDNRLCELDGTPDKSRLGANAILSVSLAVAKAAADSARVPLYRYIGGEDANVLPVPFMNILNGGKHAESNVDFQEFMIVPAGAPSFSTALRMGAEVYHALKKILHSRRLATGVGDEGGFAPNLETQELAFDLLIEAIEKAGYQPGTQIFLAIDPASTEFFSQGKYRFKAGQTRERDSKDMVDYYRSLLEKYPLISIEDGLAEDDWDGWKLLTSSLNEHCQLVGDDIFVTNPKRLQRGIAEKVANSILIKPNQIGTLTETIHTIKLAKENSYTTMISHRSGETEDTTIADLAVALRTEQIKTGAPCRTDRVAKYNQLLRIEESLGSSAHYAGKEALKGWIKAAL, from the coding sequence TTGCCTAAAATCGCTGAAATTTTCGCCCGCGAAATTCTCGATAGCCGAGGCAACCCCACTTTAGAAGCGGATGTAAGACTCGAAGATGGAAGTTTCGGGCGTGCCGCCGTTCCTTCGGGCGCAAGCACCGGAGCGTATGAGGCTGTAGAACTTAGAGACGGCGATCCAAAACGTTATGGCGGTAAGGGTGTTCTTCGCGCAGTAAGTAATGTCAATACTGAAATCGCTCGAGCGCTCCGTGGAATGGAGGCTATCGAGCAAAGCGCAATTGACAACCGACTTTGCGAGCTGGATGGAACACCAGACAAATCGAGATTGGGTGCTAATGCGATTTTAAGCGTTTCCCTCGCCGTAGCGAAGGCAGCAGCCGATAGCGCGCGAGTCCCTTTGTATCGTTACATAGGGGGGGAAGATGCGAATGTTCTTCCCGTACCCTTTATGAACATCCTGAACGGCGGGAAACACGCAGAAAGCAACGTAGATTTTCAAGAGTTCATGATTGTCCCAGCAGGAGCACCTTCTTTTTCTACAGCGCTCCGAATGGGCGCAGAAGTTTATCACGCGCTGAAAAAAATTTTGCACTCACGCAGACTCGCTACCGGTGTCGGTGACGAGGGGGGGTTCGCCCCGAATTTAGAAACCCAAGAACTCGCTTTCGATTTGCTCATCGAGGCGATAGAAAAAGCGGGATATCAGCCCGGTACACAAATCTTTCTCGCAATTGATCCGGCAAGCACCGAATTCTTTTCTCAAGGAAAATATCGTTTCAAAGCAGGCCAAACGAGGGAACGTGATTCGAAAGACATGGTGGACTACTATCGTTCACTTCTCGAAAAATATCCTTTAATCAGTATCGAAGATGGTCTTGCGGAAGACGATTGGGACGGATGGAAACTTCTCACTTCCTCTTTGAATGAGCATTGCCAACTCGTAGGAGATGATATCTTCGTGACGAATCCCAAGCGTTTACAACGTGGAATAGCAGAAAAGGTCGCAAACAGCATTTTGATTAAACCGAACCAAATCGGAACGCTCACCGAAACGATACACACTATAAAACTCGCGAAAGAAAACTCTTACACGACGATGATAAGCCATCGCAGCGGCGAGACGGAAGACACGACGATTGCTGACCTCGCCGTCGCTTTGCGAACCGAACAAATCAAAACAGGCGCGCCTTGCCGAACGGACCGAGTAGCGAAATACAATCAACTCCTTCGCATCGAAGAATCTTTAGGTTCGTCGGCTCACTACGCAGGAAAAGAAGCCTTGAAAGGTTGGATAAAGGCTGCTTTATGA